A single region of the Fenollaria sporofastidiosus genome encodes:
- a CDS encoding ABC transporter ATP-binding protein, whose translation MDLLKKYIKRNKTPYFISVLFAILGVISNLFVYIILSKVIISLIDGSQDFYYYINKIFLILSCLIIKEVFVFLSTMISHKTAYQIIRDIRKSLMEKLFNMPLGDILNESTGKLKDIIVNQVDNTETTLAHMIPEMTANLVGPIILFVYMLILDYRLSLISLIPLVIGGFFMAGPMKRMKVKFPQAVKIGQDMNNSVVEYINGIEVIKTFNQGEKSYKKYRDNVYKKANYYYDWMGENTRDYAISMSIAPVGILTIIPFGLYFFMNGSLNGGVFLTLIILSFGTIQNIMRVMTFEDDIGRMSTIFEEIKNILSARELSHKNANLDIKNYNIEIKNVDFSYEKDKQVLNNINIKIGEGSVNALVGESGSGKSTIAKLISGFWDVASGSISIGNVNIKDMSLEKLSSIISYVAQDNFLFDMSIKDNIRIGNKNASDEEIIEVCKKSACHDFIMKLSDGYDTRVGEAGKHLSGGERQRISIARAMIKNAPIVILDEATSYIDPENEALIQDAISELVKGKTLIIIAHRLKTITDVDNIFVIKNGELACKGSHEELLKESKDYNNLWITALKGEKDA comes from the coding sequence ATGGATCTATTAAAAAAATACATTAAGAGAAATAAAACACCATATTTTATTTCTGTGTTATTTGCAATACTTGGAGTAATTTCAAATCTTTTTGTATATATTATTCTAAGTAAGGTGATTATATCATTGATTGATGGTAGTCAAGATTTTTATTACTATATAAATAAAATTTTCTTGATACTTTCATGTCTTATAATCAAAGAAGTGTTCGTATTTTTGTCTACAATGATTTCCCATAAAACAGCCTATCAAATAATACGAGATATAAGAAAAAGCCTTATGGAAAAATTATTTAATATGCCATTAGGAGATATATTGAATGAATCTACTGGTAAGTTAAAAGACATAATTGTAAATCAAGTCGATAATACTGAAACAACATTGGCTCATATGATACCTGAGATGACAGCTAATTTAGTCGGACCTATAATATTATTTGTTTACATGTTAATTTTAGATTATAGACTAAGTTTAATATCTTTAATTCCATTAGTTATTGGTGGATTTTTTATGGCAGGGCCGATGAAAAGAATGAAGGTAAAGTTTCCACAAGCAGTTAAAATTGGCCAAGATATGAATAATTCCGTGGTTGAATATATAAATGGAATAGAAGTTATTAAAACATTTAATCAAGGCGAAAAATCTTATAAAAAATACAGGGATAATGTGTATAAAAAAGCAAATTATTATTACGATTGGATGGGAGAAAATACAAGAGACTATGCGATAAGTATGTCTATTGCCCCAGTTGGTATTTTGACAATTATACCTTTTGGTTTATATTTCTTCATGAATGGTTCACTAAATGGTGGTGTATTTTTAACATTGATAATTCTTTCTTTTGGCACTATTCAAAACATCATGAGAGTAATGACTTTTGAAGATGATATTGGAAGAATGTCAACTATTTTCGAAGAGATTAAAAATATACTTTCTGCGAGAGAATTATCTCATAAAAACGCAAATCTAGATATAAAAAATTATAATATAGAGATTAAAAACGTAGATTTTTCTTATGAAAAAGATAAGCAAGTCCTAAACAATATAAATATAAAGATAGGAGAAGGAAGTGTAAATGCTTTAGTAGGCGAATCGGGTTCGGGAAAGTCGACTATTGCAAAACTAATTTCAGGATTTTGGGACGTAGCTAGTGGTTCTATAAGTATAGGAAATGTAAATATTAAAGATATGTCCCTTGAAAAGTTATCTAGTATTATTTCCTATGTAGCACAAGATAATTTTCTTTTTGATATGTCAATTAAAGATAACATCAGAATAGGAAATAAAAATGCTAGTGATGAGGAAATAATTGAAGTATGTAAGAAATCAGCTTGCCATGATTTTATAATGAAGTTGTCCGATGGATATGATACAAGAGTAGGAGAAGCTGGTAAACATTTATCTGGAGGAGAAAGGCAAAGAATATCAATTGCAAGAGCCATGATAAAGAATGCTCCAATAGTTATTTTAGATGAGGCTACCTCTTATATCGATCCTGAAAATGAAGCCTTGATTCAAGATGCGATATCAGAGCTTGTCAAAGGGAAAACTCTAATTATAATTGCCCATCGTTTAAAGACAATAACAGATGTAGATAATATATTTGTAATTAAAAATGGAGAACTTGCATGTAAAGGAAGTCATGAAGAGCTTTTGAAGGAATCAAAAGATTATAATAATCTATGGATAACTGCATTGAAAGGAGAAAAAGATGCTTAG
- a CDS encoding TetR/AcrR family transcriptional regulator, whose amino-acid sequence MKMEADERKKQIRQAAMKVFLDKGFRNTVMNDIMEATGLSRGGLYHHYGSTYEILFDIMLDGNLNRKDIIQKSIYDEGLILSPQLFSRMIIDKILADNDYVKLYVMFLCELKENDDLKELYVKIKKESIQVFKELFYSLFKELPSDETFEFMINIMNSGLMACEILNARENFIKNKKYLTEMIETYFTNVMKKDDERS is encoded by the coding sequence ATGAAAATGGAAGCTGATGAAAGAAAAAAGCAGATTAGACAAGCAGCTATGAAAGTCTTTTTGGACAAAGGGTTTAGAAATACAGTTATGAACGACATTATGGAAGCTACTGGGCTTTCTAGAGGTGGTTTGTATCATCATTATGGTTCTACCTATGAAATTTTATTTGATATTATGTTGGATGGTAATTTAAATAGAAAGGATATTATTCAAAAATCAATTTATGATGAAGGTTTAATATTAAGTCCACAGTTGTTTTCAAGAATGATTATAGACAAGATACTTGCAGATAATGATTATGTAAAGCTTTATGTTATGTTTTTATGTGAGTTAAAAGAAAATGATGATCTGAAAGAACTATATGTGAAAATAAAAAAAGAGTCCATACAAGTATTTAAAGAATTATTTTATAGTTTGTTTAAAGAGTTGCCGTCTGATGAGACATTTGAGTTTATGATTAATATCATGAATTCCGGATTGATGGCTTGCGAAATTTTGAATGCGCGTGAGAATTTTATAAAAAATAAGAAATATCTAACTGAAATGATAGAGACTTATTTTACAAATGTTATGAAAAAAGATGATGAAAGGAGTTAA
- a CDS encoding DUF2700 domain-containing protein — translation MAILRIILPLLIVCVVVVYMIYTAKKRQGTDKGEKTEETYMSEGMAIGMCLGIAVSIAMDADNIAIGLSVGMMLGMSVGMSIKKK, via the coding sequence ATGGCAATTTTAAGAATTATTCTTCCCTTGCTCATAGTCTGCGTAGTAGTTGTTTACATGATTTACACAGCTAAGAAAAGGCAAGGCACTGACAAGGGCGAAAAAACAGAAGAAACCTACATGTCTGAGGGCATGGCTATAGGTATGTGCTTAGGAATTGCTGTATCCATAGCAATGGATGCTGACAATATCGCCATCGGCTTGTCGGTCGGCATGATGCTTGGCATGAGTGTCGGTATGAGCATTAAAAAGAAATAA